Below is a window of Picosynechococcus sp. PCC 7002 DNA.
ATCTTCGTTCTCATCGGTGAGAATGAAAAACTCACGGGTTTCGTCAGATTGAAGAACCTCATCGGGAGTATCCACACGGTTAATGGACATCTCCTGGATGGGAATATATGCTGCGGTTTTCGCGCCGATGTCGATCAATGCACCTCTTGGCTCCATACTAAATACGGTGCCGGGAACGATATCTCCAGGGCTGAAGTGATAATCGTATTTGTCTAAGAGAGCGGCAAAATCGTCATGGGTAAAACCAATATCTACTGTAGCTGTGTTCTGACTGACCATGTGTGTTTCTATTCCTAGTGTTTAATCTCCTGAACTTTTGTTGCTGACCTCCAACCTCGATACGTGACCGACCTTTGGGATTTAAGGCACAACCCAAAATGGCTTTTTCATAACATATGTTTGGTGGGAGAAATAGTCTAGGGATGGGAAAGCATCGCCTCGACTAGCTTTGGGTAAATTACGGGAGCCTTGGATGTCTTCAAATTTGAATGCTTGATGACATCTTGATAAGTAATTTACAGCAGCAAGAAAAACCGTACTACGATCAAGGCAGTATGGCAGGGTACATATCTTAAAATGTAAAAGTTAAATATATTAAGATACAGGATATCAATAGTATCTCAAAAAATGGCGCAGATCCATAAGTTCCCAGGCTTATTTTTTCGGCTGTCACTGCAGGGGAACGGGATCAACAAACTAAATCTCGTTTAATCTAGTTTGCAGAGGGCGTTAGGACTGAGGGAGAAGTCAAATCTTCTGATTCTTCGTCTTCATTGAGGGTTTGAATCCAGAGGTTGGCTTGCTCGGCGTTGTCCTGGAGATGACTGAGGGTTTCGATAAAGTCATCGACTCCTTGGAACTGACGGTACACGGAAGCAAAACGCACGTAAGCGACTTCACTTTCTTGGCGGAGCCGATGCAATACCAAATCCCCAATTTGGGCTGTGGTAATGCTGCGCTTGGGTTTCTGTTGGAGTTGGGCTTCGATTTCTTCGGCGATCGCCTCTAGGGTCGAGGGTAAAACAGTTGTTTTTTCGCAAGCCCGCACCATACCCCGCAAAATTTTAGAGCGATCAAAGGCT
It encodes the following:
- the nrdR gene encoding transcriptional regulator NrdR, with product MQCPYCQHTDSRVLESRSTGAGRSIRRRRECLSCKHRFTTYERIEFVPISVIKRNGQSEAFDRSKILRGMVRACEKTTVLPSTLEAIAEEIEAQLQQKPKRSITTAQIGDLVLHRLRQESEVAYVRFASVYRQFQGVDDFIETLSHLQDNAEQANLWIQTLNEDEESEDLTSPSVLTPSAN